The Fundidesulfovibrio putealis DSM 16056 genome includes a window with the following:
- the fsa gene encoding fructose-6-phosphate aldolase, with protein sequence MKFFLDSASLDEIKAAKDMGMLDGVTTNPTLFSKEKGNWHKIAEAICKEVDGPVSLEVVGTTAEEMLKEAKDLVKFGPNVVVKIPMLLEGLKAVRQLKAQAIDVNVTLIFQPLQALMAAKAGATFVSPFVGRIDAIGGDGMAVVEEIVTIFQNYSLETQVLVASIRNPTHIVRAALMGADVCTVPFSVMKELIKHPLTDLGLDAFLKDWGKVEKG encoded by the coding sequence ATGAAATTTTTCCTCGACAGCGCAAGCCTGGATGAGATCAAGGCAGCCAAGGACATGGGCATGCTCGACGGCGTGACCACCAACCCTACCTTGTTTTCCAAGGAGAAGGGCAACTGGCACAAGATCGCCGAGGCCATCTGCAAAGAGGTCGACGGCCCGGTGAGCCTGGAAGTGGTGGGCACCACCGCCGAGGAAATGCTCAAGGAAGCCAAGGATCTGGTGAAGTTCGGCCCCAACGTCGTGGTCAAGATCCCCATGCTGCTGGAAGGCCTGAAGGCCGTGCGCCAGTTGAAGGCCCAGGCCATAGACGTGAACGTCACCCTGATTTTCCAGCCCCTCCAGGCCCTCATGGCTGCCAAGGCGGGAGCGACCTTCGTGAGCCCCTTCGTGGGGCGCATTGACGCCATCGGCGGCGACGGCATGGCCGTGGTGGAAGAGATCGTCACCATCTTCCAGAACTACAGCCTGGAAACCCAGGTGCTCGTTGCCAGCATCAGGAACCCCACTCACATCGTGCGCGCGGCCCTGATGGGCGCGGACGTTTGCACCGTGCCCTTCTCCGTGATGAAGGAGCTCATCAAGCATCCCCTCACGGACCTTGGCCTCGATGCCTTCCTCAAGGACTGGGGCAAGGTGGAGAAAGGCTAG
- a CDS encoding MDR/zinc-dependent alcohol dehydrogenase-like family protein, producing the protein MKAVRISEGSLRLTDAPMPCPETHEALIRVLMAGICNTDLELLKGYMNFSGIPGHEFVGLVESAPSRPELVGRRVVGDINIGSGPGDNRHAPGRTVLGILGKDGAFAQYLTLPVWNCHIVPDNVNDQTAVFAEPLAAALEVGQQVHLRAGDRVAVLGDGKLGVLIALALRHLCPGVVLVGKHQDKLAIAAAQGVRTALAGDISGPFDVVVEATGRPEGITSAMALVRDEGVIVLKSTTEAASCLDISRIVVREITLIGSRCGDTALALNHLSHGLVDPSGLVEAVLPFEDVEEAFRLAARPGARKVLVRMPSTL; encoded by the coding sequence ATGAAAGCAGTACGCATTTCAGAAGGCTCCCTGCGGCTGACAGATGCTCCCATGCCATGCCCCGAGACGCACGAGGCACTGATCCGCGTGCTGATGGCAGGCATCTGCAACACAGACCTGGAACTCTTAAAAGGATACATGAACTTTTCCGGCATCCCCGGGCATGAGTTCGTGGGGCTGGTGGAATCCGCACCCTCTCGCCCGGAGCTGGTCGGCAGGCGCGTAGTGGGAGACATCAACATCGGCTCCGGCCCCGGCGACAATCGCCACGCCCCAGGCAGGACCGTGCTCGGCATCCTGGGCAAGGACGGGGCCTTCGCCCAGTACCTCACCCTGCCCGTCTGGAACTGCCATATCGTGCCGGACAACGTGAACGACCAGACAGCAGTGTTCGCCGAGCCTCTGGCGGCAGCCCTGGAAGTGGGCCAACAGGTACACCTGCGCGCAGGTGACCGGGTGGCGGTGCTTGGAGACGGCAAACTGGGAGTGCTCATCGCGCTTGCACTTCGGCATCTGTGCCCAGGCGTCGTTCTTGTGGGCAAACACCAGGACAAGCTGGCCATCGCCGCTGCCCAAGGCGTGCGCACGGCTTTGGCAGGGGATATTTCCGGCCCGTTCGACGTGGTGGTGGAAGCAACGGGCAGGCCGGAGGGCATCACCTCGGCCATGGCGCTTGTGCGCGACGAAGGGGTGATCGTGCTGAAATCCACCACGGAGGCGGCGTCCTGTCTGGACATCTCGCGCATCGTGGTGCGTGAGATCACCCTGATCGGCTCACGTTGCGGGGACACTGCCCTGGCCCTGAACCATTTGTCTCATGGCCTGGTCGATCCGTCTGGACTGGTGGAAGCCGTCCTGCCCTTCGAAGACGTGGAGGAAGCGTTCAGGCTGGCAGCGCGCCCCGGAGCGCGCAAGGTGCTGGTGCGCATGCCGTCGACATTGTGA
- a CDS encoding VgrG-related protein, whose protein sequence is MNDSHLRFLTALSLTLWMVCAPRPALPHEVESGVGRIVCNESEVVCDADGTASTQAGSDSTTAVEATARQVEAMLWEKQARGSTDQVDSRENKPGWQSDEVGHMNECAGGSRSTSTLSSQEEDLLLRVAAAESSLTSAGRNIPVAVAGLAIERGDAKAEPVGTLSWVYESGGNSAAIGYDAKGGTSYGLYQIASNSGTMNQFLQYLAAKAPDLYSRLVVAGPDNTGSKSGGKPEVWKQIAAEQDKRFAALQHDFIRESHYVPAARSISMTCGMIVSEKPQAIREVLWSTSVHHGVQRATQIFLTAADNLQAKGKNAQNLDRSMIEEVYRLRSDLFGGAGEKAAAIRNRLRTEKEYAVAML, encoded by the coding sequence ATGAACGATTCTCATCTCCGTTTTCTCACCGCGCTGAGCCTGACCCTTTGGATGGTCTGCGCACCCCGTCCGGCTCTGCCCCACGAGGTTGAGAGTGGAGTTGGCCGTATAGTCTGCAACGAGAGCGAAGTCGTGTGTGATGCGGACGGGACGGCTTCCACCCAAGCCGGTTCGGATTCGACCACAGCAGTTGAGGCGACTGCGAGGCAAGTAGAAGCGATGCTTTGGGAGAAGCAGGCGCGCGGCAGCACTGATCAGGTTGACAGTCGAGAGAACAAGCCCGGCTGGCAGTCTGATGAGGTCGGCCATATGAATGAATGTGCCGGTGGCTCACGTTCGACTTCGACGTTATCATCCCAGGAAGAAGATCTTCTTTTGCGTGTGGCTGCTGCCGAATCCAGTCTGACATCGGCTGGGCGAAATATCCCAGTCGCGGTTGCCGGGCTTGCCATAGAACGGGGTGACGCCAAAGCAGAGCCAGTGGGCACGTTGAGCTGGGTGTATGAATCTGGCGGCAACAGCGCGGCTATCGGGTATGACGCCAAAGGTGGAACTTCGTACGGTTTGTATCAGATCGCCTCAAACAGCGGAACAATGAACCAGTTCTTACAATATCTGGCGGCCAAGGCTCCGGATCTTTACAGTAGGCTGGTTGTGGCTGGTCCAGACAATACCGGCAGTAAATCAGGCGGCAAGCCTGAAGTCTGGAAGCAGATCGCCGCTGAGCAGGATAAGCGATTTGCGGCATTGCAACACGATTTCATCCGGGAGAGTCATTACGTACCTGCGGCCAGGAGCATTAGCATGACCTGCGGGATGATCGTTTCAGAGAAGCCGCAGGCGATCCGCGAGGTGTTGTGGAGCACCTCAGTGCATCATGGAGTGCAACGAGCCACGCAAATATTCCTGACCGCAGCCGACAACCTGCAAGCCAAAGGCAAAAATGCTCAAAATCTCGATCGGTCTATGATTGAAGAGGTCTATCGACTTCGCAGCGACCTGTTCGGCGGGGCGGGAGAGAAGGCTGCGGCCATACGAAATCGTTTGCGCACCGAGAAGGAATACGCTGTAGCCATGCTGTAG
- a CDS encoding class I SAM-dependent methyltransferase — protein sequence MTLSAPTPALDWRSADAVPSSLPMPELFLGALRPGMRVLDVGCGEAWIGCEVERCGVRYVGVDVNRASLARASSRRLVVAGEGGRLPFGDRVFDMVMLRAVLTVLVDEGELADVLREAFRVCRGVVGIQDFLQTWENPVYSARYEEGLRLTGRHGVFPVREGGTLLYWARHFTLDELSGLIAQAGGDVAEVVEGPSPTRSGNLIRGVALLASPQV from the coding sequence GTGACGCTCTCCGCTCCAACTCCCGCGCTCGACTGGCGCAGCGCCGACGCCGTGCCCTCCAGCCTCCCCATGCCGGAGCTCTTCCTTGGCGCGTTGCGTCCTGGCATGCGCGTGCTGGACGTCGGCTGCGGCGAGGCCTGGATTGGCTGCGAGGTGGAGCGCTGCGGCGTGCGCTATGTGGGGGTGGACGTGAACCGGGCCAGTCTGGCCCGCGCCAGCAGCCGCCGTCTGGTTGTAGCCGGGGAGGGCGGGCGTCTGCCCTTTGGCGACAGGGTGTTCGACATGGTGATGCTGCGGGCCGTGTTGACCGTGCTGGTGGATGAAGGCGAATTGGCGGACGTGTTGCGCGAGGCCTTCCGGGTGTGCCGGGGCGTGGTGGGCATCCAGGACTTTCTTCAGACCTGGGAGAATCCGGTTTACAGCGCGCGCTACGAAGAGGGGCTCAGGCTCACCGGGCGTCACGGCGTATTCCCTGTGCGCGAGGGCGGCACGCTGCTCTATTGGGCCAGGCATTTCACCCTGGACGAGCTGTCCGGTCTGATCGCCCAGGCGGGCGGGGATGTTGCCGAAGTGGTGGAGGGGCCTTCGCCCACGCGCAGCGGCAATCTCATTCGTGGCGTGGCGCTTCTGGCGAGCCCGCAGGTGTAG
- the xerD gene encoding site-specific tyrosine recombinase XerD — protein sequence MPPLHPWADAWLEHLLVIKGLSENSLAAYAQDMQHFQVFLSERSSSVEDVSDQTIFLYLMFLRQKGLTSRSLARHLSSMRGFFAHAVAEGWLDLSPAALIEAPKLPRTLPDVLSRDEMETLLARPDMETSLGFRDRAMLELLYAAGLRVTELISLTPLDFDAQSGVLRVFGKGDKERLVPIHSLAQDLLSRYIQTVRPAFKPVTDLVFLNRSGKGLTRQGVWKLIKRYALDAGIVKDISPHSLRHSFATHLLEGGADLRTVQLLLGHADISATEIYTHVQADRLTAIHRSHHPRSRTTRKDS from the coding sequence CTGCCCCCCCTGCACCCGTGGGCGGACGCATGGCTCGAGCACCTTCTGGTGATAAAAGGGCTCTCCGAGAACAGCCTGGCGGCCTACGCCCAGGACATGCAACATTTCCAGGTTTTTCTCTCGGAGCGCTCCTCCTCGGTGGAGGACGTGTCCGACCAGACCATCTTCCTGTATCTCATGTTCCTGCGCCAGAAGGGCCTGACCAGCCGGTCGCTGGCGCGTCATCTGTCCAGCATGCGCGGCTTCTTCGCCCACGCCGTGGCCGAGGGCTGGCTGGACCTGAGCCCGGCAGCGCTGATCGAGGCCCCCAAGCTGCCGCGCACCCTGCCTGACGTCCTGAGCCGCGACGAGATGGAAACCTTGCTGGCTCGCCCGGACATGGAAACCAGCCTCGGATTCCGCGACCGGGCCATGCTGGAGCTTCTGTACGCGGCGGGCCTGCGCGTGACTGAACTCATAAGCCTCACGCCGCTCGATTTCGACGCCCAGTCCGGGGTGTTGCGCGTGTTCGGCAAGGGCGACAAGGAGCGACTGGTGCCCATCCACTCCCTGGCCCAGGATCTGCTGTCGCGCTACATCCAGACCGTGCGCCCGGCCTTCAAACCCGTGACGGACCTTGTGTTCCTGAACCGCTCCGGCAAGGGCCTCACCCGCCAGGGCGTGTGGAAGCTCATCAAGCGCTACGCCCTGGACGCGGGCATCGTGAAGGACATCTCCCCGCACAGCCTGCGCCATTCTTTCGCAACGCATCTGCTGGAGGGCGGCGCGGACCTGCGCACCGTGCAACTGCTGCTTGGCCACGCAGACATCTCGGCCACGGAAATCTACACCCACGTCCAGGCGGACCGGCTGACCGCCATCCACCGCAGCCATCACCCCCGCTCCAGAACCACAAGGAAGGATTCATGA
- the folK gene encoding 2-amino-4-hydroxy-6-hydroxymethyldihydropteridine diphosphokinase: MGSNLGEPAAILTRAAGRMDGILPGVRLAARSRIYHSAPHELARLEYPWAEVFRTVREEPPATPWYANMVVRLGCVPQVTPEALFEALMRLEAQLGRNRLMEPRWGARFVDIDLLAFGRERRSTERLTLPHPRIAQRAFVLLPLAEIAPEEVSPELFEGLSFSACDTMIF, from the coding sequence CTGGGCTCGAACCTGGGCGAACCTGCTGCGATACTCACGCGGGCTGCCGGGCGCATGGACGGGATTCTTCCCGGCGTGCGGCTGGCGGCCCGCTCGCGCATCTATCACAGCGCGCCCCATGAACTGGCTCGCCTGGAGTACCCCTGGGCGGAGGTGTTCCGGACGGTGAGGGAGGAGCCTCCGGCAACGCCCTGGTACGCCAACATGGTCGTGCGCCTGGGCTGCGTCCCGCAGGTGACGCCTGAAGCCTTGTTCGAAGCCCTGATGCGCCTGGAGGCGCAGCTCGGGCGAAACCGGCTGATGGAGCCGCGCTGGGGTGCGCGTTTCGTGGACATCGACCTGCTCGCTTTCGGGCGGGAGCGCCGCAGCACTGAACGCCTGACCCTGCCGCATCCGCGCATCGCGCAGCGGGCCTTCGTGCTGCTGCCCCTTGCGGAAATCGCGCCGGAGGAAGTTTCGCCGGAACTTTTCGAAGGTTTGTCTTTTTCAGCGTGCGATACTATGATATTCTGA
- a CDS encoding YHS domain-containing protein, whose product MWKFVIFAVAAFILWKMFAGDMKRRKEEAKKEQETLIAKGEMVKDPACGSYVSPDNSVRLREGDRTLHFCSYECRDKYLKQLESSKTKEG is encoded by the coding sequence ATGTGGAAATTCGTCATCTTCGCCGTCGCCGCGTTCATCCTCTGGAAGATGTTCGCCGGCGACATGAAGCGTCGCAAGGAAGAAGCCAAAAAGGAACAGGAAACCCTTATCGCCAAGGGCGAGATGGTCAAGGACCCGGCCTGCGGCTCCTATGTTTCCCCGGACAACTCCGTACGGCTTCGGGAAGGCGACAGGACGCTGCACTTCTGCAGCTACGAATGCCGCGACAAGTACCTGAAACAACTTGAGTCCTCGAAAACGAAAGAGGGGTAA
- a CDS encoding LL-diaminopimelate aminotransferase, whose protein sequence is MPQFKMADRLAALPPYLFAEIDRVKNEVKARGVDIISLGIGDPDMPTPDFIVDALYASAKKPENHQYPSYVGLRTFRSAVSTWYKGRFGVDLDPDNEVVSLIGSKEGIAHFPLAYVNPGDLVLVCTPNYPVYNVATGFAGGTTKFLPMTDANDFLPDLDSVTDAEWDKAKMIFTNFPNNPTSACAPKSFYEKLVKKCRETNTILVADAAYTEMYYNEAAKPISVFEIPGAKDVAIEFHSLSKTYNMTGWRIGMAVGNADLVKGLGKIKENVDSGIFQAVQEAGIAALEKGDAYAEQFRAVYKERRDTLAAGLKKIGIDFRLPEATFYFWCKVPQGHETKAFVTKVLQETGVVVTPGNGFGSPEAGEGYFRIAMTVGKEKIEEALSRLAKM, encoded by the coding sequence ATGCCTCAGTTCAAGATGGCCGATCGTCTGGCCGCACTTCCTCCGTATCTTTTCGCCGAGATCGACCGCGTCAAAAACGAGGTGAAGGCTCGCGGCGTGGACATCATCAGCCTCGGCATCGGCGACCCCGACATGCCCACCCCCGACTTCATCGTGGACGCCCTGTACGCCTCCGCCAAGAAGCCCGAGAACCACCAGTATCCATCCTATGTGGGCCTGCGCACCTTCCGGTCCGCCGTCTCCACCTGGTACAAGGGCCGCTTCGGCGTCGACCTCGACCCCGACAACGAGGTCGTGAGCCTTATCGGCTCCAAGGAAGGCATCGCGCACTTCCCCCTGGCCTACGTGAACCCCGGCGATCTGGTGCTGGTGTGCACCCCCAACTACCCCGTGTACAACGTGGCCACCGGGTTCGCGGGCGGCACCACCAAGTTCCTGCCCATGACCGACGCCAACGACTTCCTGCCCGACCTGGACAGCGTCACCGACGCAGAATGGGACAAGGCCAAGATGATCTTCACCAACTTCCCCAACAACCCCACCTCGGCCTGCGCCCCCAAGAGCTTCTACGAGAAGCTGGTGAAGAAGTGCCGCGAGACCAACACCATCCTGGTGGCCGACGCCGCCTACACCGAGATGTACTACAACGAGGCCGCCAAGCCCATCTCCGTGTTCGAGATCCCCGGCGCCAAGGACGTGGCCATCGAGTTCCACTCTCTGTCCAAGACCTACAACATGACCGGCTGGCGCATCGGCATGGCCGTTGGCAACGCCGATTTGGTCAAGGGTCTGGGCAAGATCAAGGAAAACGTCGACTCCGGCATCTTCCAGGCCGTGCAGGAAGCGGGCATCGCGGCCCTTGAAAAGGGCGACGCCTATGCTGAACAGTTCCGCGCCGTCTACAAGGAGCGCCGCGACACCCTGGCGGCGGGCCTGAAGAAGATCGGCATCGACTTCCGCCTGCCCGAGGCCACCTTCTACTTCTGGTGCAAAGTCCCCCAGGGCCACGAGACCAAGGCCTTCGTGACCAAGGTGCTCCAGGAGACCGGCGTGGTGGTCACCCCCGGCAACGGCTTCGGCTCCCCCGAGGCGGGCGAGGGCTACTTCCGCATCGCCATGACCGTAGGCAAGGAGAAGATCGAGGAGGCCCTGTCACGTCTGGCCAAGATGTAG
- a CDS encoding phage holin family protein gives MSTVLDKNPAPQSESFTELLRQLATSSATVVQDEIELLKQEAKEKVRSILSGMVMAVIGIVLSLVALLSFSAALIFYLIPYLGVINAALATGGLFAVGGFIFILVGYSKLNSNA, from the coding sequence ATGAGCACAGTACTGGACAAAAATCCTGCGCCCCAGAGTGAATCATTTACTGAGCTGTTGAGGCAATTGGCGACAAGTTCCGCAACAGTTGTTCAGGATGAGATCGAACTCTTGAAGCAGGAAGCTAAGGAGAAGGTCAGGAGCATCCTCAGTGGGATGGTTATGGCTGTTATTGGAATAGTTTTGAGTCTTGTAGCCTTGCTATCCTTCAGTGCAGCCCTGATATTCTATCTGATCCCATATTTGGGGGTCATCAACGCTGCGCTGGCAACCGGGGGTCTCTTTGCTGTGGGAGGGTTCATCTTCATACTCGTAGGGTACAGTAAGCTGAACAGTAATGCCTAA
- a CDS encoding CBS domain-containing protein, whose translation MISKPQKGLSAPTVITAHMNADFDALAAMIAASKLYPGAVLIFPGSQEKNIRNFFIQSATYLFNFKTFKDIDPDSVETLVMVDTRQKSRVPHVAPLLERPGVAVHLYDHHPDSEEDVPAQVSVVKTWGSTTTILAHMIRERGLTLTPDEATFLGLGIYEDTGSFTFSSTVEEDFTAAAWLKGQGMDLATLSELLTRELSSEQITIMSGLIESAVTYDFNGVEVVITQATLDSYVGDFALLAHKLMDMENIRVLFALALMKDRVHLVARSRTTDVDVGRICASLGGGGHTYAASASIKDKTLPQAKEELLALLSSQVNPQILAESLMSRPAQVIEDNRPLSEAQELMSRFGLKAVPVISSEDKSCLGILEHDIVDKAMKHGLATADASDYMMHGAQTITPKTDLYHIMEILLGQRQRQVPVVENGEVTGVVTRTDLINTLIREPARIPESVGAERKSERSVAGHLRDRLPDKHYALLKRAGSLAKAMGYEAYVVGGFVRDLMLGRPNLDMDLVVEGDGIIFAEALAREMGGRVKSHRKFKTAVVILPDDTRVDVATARLEYYEYPAALPTVELSSIKMDLYRRDFTVNALAVHIAPDSFGKLVDFFGAQRDIKEKVIRVLHSLSFVEDPTRILRAIRFEQRFHFRIGAQTERLIRNAITNRFVHKLSGPRVFHEIRHIMEDDNPLACIRRMDEFGLLAAIHPLLALDQRKDTVLAEADRVITWYRLLYVEPKPEIWRIFFLGLCAGMEDEEVRGVTRRLSFSSKLEQEFLVLRHSIRDTAQSIYEWEYRKGLYSELYFLLKDLPLEGVLYLMARNPKEAVQRSISVYLTTLRMQHIEIGGDDLKHLGIQPGPRYGEILKTVTAAMLDGKASCRTEQLDLARRLAEGDVGLEWMPESLT comes from the coding sequence ATGATTTCCAAGCCTCAAAAAGGCTTGTCCGCTCCCACGGTCATCACCGCCCACATGAACGCGGATTTCGACGCCCTGGCGGCCATGATCGCCGCCAGCAAGCTCTATCCGGGAGCCGTGCTCATCTTCCCAGGCAGCCAGGAAAAGAACATCCGCAACTTCTTCATCCAGAGCGCCACGTACCTCTTCAATTTCAAGACCTTCAAGGACATCGACCCGGACTCCGTAGAGACGCTGGTCATGGTGGACACGCGCCAGAAGTCGCGCGTGCCGCACGTGGCCCCGCTGCTGGAACGTCCGGGCGTGGCCGTGCACCTCTACGACCATCACCCCGACTCCGAGGAGGACGTCCCGGCCCAGGTGAGCGTGGTCAAAACCTGGGGCTCCACCACCACCATCCTGGCCCACATGATCCGCGAGCGCGGCCTGACCCTCACGCCGGACGAGGCCACCTTCCTGGGGCTTGGCATCTACGAGGACACCGGCTCCTTCACCTTCTCCTCCACCGTGGAGGAGGACTTCACGGCGGCGGCCTGGCTCAAGGGCCAGGGCATGGACCTGGCCACCCTGTCCGAGCTGCTGACGCGCGAGCTGTCCTCCGAGCAGATCACCATCATGAGCGGGCTGATCGAATCCGCCGTCACCTACGACTTCAACGGCGTGGAGGTGGTCATAACCCAGGCCACGCTGGACAGTTACGTAGGAGATTTCGCCCTGCTGGCCCACAAGCTCATGGACATGGAGAACATCCGGGTGCTGTTCGCCCTGGCCCTGATGAAGGACCGGGTGCATCTGGTGGCGCGCTCGCGCACCACGGACGTGGACGTGGGGCGCATCTGCGCCTCGCTCGGCGGCGGCGGCCACACCTACGCGGCCTCGGCCTCCATCAAGGACAAGACGCTCCCCCAGGCCAAGGAGGAACTGCTGGCCCTGCTCTCCTCCCAGGTGAACCCGCAGATCCTGGCCGAGAGCCTCATGAGCCGCCCGGCACAGGTCATCGAGGACAACAGGCCCCTGTCTGAGGCGCAGGAGCTCATGTCGCGCTTCGGGCTGAAAGCCGTGCCGGTGATAAGCTCCGAGGACAAATCCTGCCTGGGCATCCTGGAGCACGACATCGTGGACAAGGCCATGAAGCACGGCCTGGCCACCGCCGACGCCAGCGACTACATGATGCACGGCGCGCAGACCATCACCCCCAAGACCGACCTGTACCACATCATGGAAATCTTGCTGGGCCAGCGTCAGCGCCAGGTGCCGGTGGTGGAGAACGGCGAGGTGACGGGCGTGGTCACGCGCACGGACCTCATAAACACCCTGATCCGCGAACCGGCGCGCATCCCGGAATCCGTTGGCGCGGAGCGCAAGTCCGAGCGCAGCGTGGCCGGACACCTGCGCGACCGCCTGCCCGACAAGCACTATGCGCTGCTCAAGCGCGCAGGCTCGCTGGCCAAGGCCATGGGCTACGAGGCCTACGTGGTGGGTGGGTTCGTGCGCGACCTCATGCTCGGCAGGCCCAACCTGGACATGGACCTGGTGGTGGAAGGCGACGGCATCATCTTCGCCGAAGCCCTTGCCCGCGAAATGGGCGGGCGCGTGAAGTCGCACCGCAAGTTCAAGACCGCCGTGGTGATCCTTCCCGACGACACGCGCGTGGACGTGGCCACCGCGCGCCTGGAGTACTACGAGTATCCGGCGGCGCTGCCCACTGTGGAGCTCTCCTCCATCAAGATGGACCTGTATCGTCGCGACTTCACGGTAAACGCCCTGGCCGTGCATATTGCGCCGGACAGTTTCGGCAAGCTGGTGGACTTCTTCGGCGCGCAGCGAGACATCAAGGAGAAGGTCATCCGGGTGCTGCACTCCTTGTCCTTCGTGGAGGACCCCACCCGCATCCTGCGCGCCATCCGCTTCGAGCAGCGCTTCCATTTCCGCATCGGCGCGCAGACCGAGCGGCTCATCCGAAACGCCATCACCAACCGTTTCGTGCACAAGCTCTCCGGCCCGCGCGTGTTCCATGAAATCCGCCACATCATGGAAGACGACAACCCCCTGGCCTGCATCCGGCGCATGGACGAGTTCGGCCTGCTGGCCGCCATCCACCCGCTTCTGGCCCTGGACCAGCGCAAGGACACGGTGCTGGCCGAGGCCGACCGGGTGATCACCTGGTATCGGCTGCTGTACGTGGAGCCCAAGCCGGAAATCTGGCGGATATTCTTCCTGGGGCTGTGCGCGGGCATGGAGGACGAGGAGGTGCGGGGCGTCACCCGGCGCTTGAGTTTCTCCTCCAAGCTTGAGCAGGAATTCCTGGTGCTGCGCCACTCCATCCGCGACACAGCGCAATCCATCTACGAATGGGAATACCGCAAAGGACTCTACAGCGAACTGTATTTTCTCCTGAAGGACCTGCCCCTGGAAGGAGTCTTGTACCTCATGGCCAGGAATCCCAAAGAGGCTGTACAGCGCTCCATTTCTGTGTATCTGACCACGCTGCGCATGCAACATATCGAAATTGGCGGAGACGACCTGAAACATCTGGGCATACAGCCCGGACCACGCTACGGCGAAATCCTCAAGACGGTCACGGCAGCGATGCTTGACGGCAAGGCCAGTTGCCGCACCGAGCAACTTGATCTGGCCAGACGGCTGGCCGAAGGGGATGTCGGGCTGGAGTGGATGCCGGAGTCGCTTACCTAG